The Etheostoma cragini isolate CJK2018 chromosome 5, CSU_Ecrag_1.0, whole genome shotgun sequence genome contains a region encoding:
- the LOC117944731 gene encoding ectonucleoside triphosphate diphosphohydrolase 2-like isoform X1: protein MALRYSQTLPAVVLLILAIVGILLVVLPAKNVETPPEYMYGIVLDAGSSHTSMYIYKWPADKQNGTGIVTQHSECNVQGGGISSYAGDRGGAAESLKACLEQAVKVIPKSRHHQTPLQLGATAGMRLLNIVNATETQRLLKEVENKLRSYPFKFKEAIILSGQEEGAYGWVTVNYLLENFVKYGFVRRWLNPGRPTIGALDLGGASTQIAFETSEKMEDKDNAMELKLYGKTYRIYTQSFLCYGQDQFLRRLLAHLIMTEGVKPQVSNPCYPHQFNISIKLGKDVFDSPCTKSYRPSQFNPQMSVSVVGTGDYQKCLDNVKEILTFDNCSYSKCSFNGVFQPNVRGSFMAFSAFFFAHSYITNLTSIPLTSPSRLEKAIRIICNLTISEMTKRTNQKEKHMKNVCAVSNFIQVLLVQGYKFNETSLPSISFQKKAGGASVGWALGYMLTRSNLVPAEGLGQMKALALGPWAGILFLFIAILLIALGYLIMIYRHTQNKEGMV, encoded by the exons ATGGCTCTCCGCTACTCCCAAACACTCCCTGCGGTTGTGCTGCTGATACTAGCGATAGTCGGGATTCTGCTGGTGGTCCTCCCTGCCAAAAACGTGGAGACGCCACCTGAATACATG TATGGAATTGTTCTAGATGCAGGCTCATCCCACACCTCCATGTACATCTACAAATGGCCGGCTGACAAGCAAAATGGCACTGGTATTGTTACCCAGCACAGCGAGTGTAATGTACAAG GTGGAGGGATATCCAGCTATGCGGGTGATCGCGGTGGGGCAGCAGAAAGTCTGAAGGCCTGTCTTGAACAAGCTGTGAAGGTTATCCCCAAATCCAGGCACCACCAAACACCACTCCAGCTGGGAGCTACTGCAGGCATGAGACTCTTGAA CATAGTCAATGCCACAGAGACCCAGCGGTTACTGAAAGAAGTGGAAAACAAACTGCGGTCTTACCCATTCAAATTCAAAGAGGCAATCATCCTGAGTGGACAAGAGGAGGGGGCATACGGCTGGGTCACAGTCAACTACTTACTTGAAAACTTTGTCAAG TATGGTTTTGTCAGGCGTTGGCTGAATCCCGGCAGACCAACAATTGGAGCTTTGGATTTAGGCGGAGCTTCCACACAAATCGCTTTTGAGACCTCGGAAAAGATGGAGGACAAGGATAATGCAATGGAGCTAAAGCTTTATGGAAAAACCTACAGAATATACACCCAGAGCTTCCTATGCTATGGCCAAGACCAGTTCCTGCGAAGACTGCTGGCTCATCTTATCATG ACTGAAGGTGTGAAGCCTCAAGTGTCCAATCCCTGCTATCCACATCAGTTCAATATATCTATCAAGCTAGGGAAGGATGTCTTTGATTCTCCGTGTACTAAAAGCTACAGACCTTCCCAGTTTAACCCCCAGATGTCTGTATCAGTAGTGGGCACAGGAGATTACCAAAAATGCTTGGACAACGTGAAAGAGATTTTGACCTTCGACAACTGCTCTTATTCCAAGTGCTCCTTTAATGGAGTCTTCCAGCCCAATGTGAGAGGAAGCTTCATG GCATTCTCTGCCTTCTTCTTTGCTCACAGCTACATCACCAACCTCACCAGCATCCCTCTCACATCCCCCAGTCGACTGGAGAAGGCAATCCGAATCATCTGCAACCTGACCATCTCTGAG ATGACTAAAAGGACAAAtcagaaagagaaacacatgaAGAACGTCTGTGCCGTCTCCAATTTCATCCAGGTCCTCTTAGTGCAGGGCTACAAATTCAACGAGACATCCCTTCCGTCCATCTCTTTTCAGAAAAAG GCGGGAGGAGCATCTGTAGGCTGGGCTTTGGGGTATATGCTGACTCGGAGCAACTTGGTACCAGCAGAGGGACTGGGACAGATGAAGGCTCTCGCCCTAGGGCCCTGGGCTGGCATTCTTTTCCTCTTCATCGCAATCCTCCTCATTGCACTTGGATACCTAATCATGATCTAccgacacacacaaaataaagaagGCATGGTATAA
- the LOC117944731 gene encoding ectonucleoside triphosphate diphosphohydrolase 2-like isoform X2, producing MALRYSQTLPAVVLLILAIVGILLVVLPAKNVETPPEYMYGIVLDAGSSHTSMYIYKWPADKQNGTGIVTQHSECNVQGGGISSYAGDRGGAAESLKACLEQAVKVIPKSRHHQTPLQLGATAGMRLLNIVNATETQRLLKEVENKLRSYPFKFKEAIILSGQEEGAYGWVTVNYLLENFVKTEGVKPQVSNPCYPHQFNISIKLGKDVFDSPCTKSYRPSQFNPQMSVSVVGTGDYQKCLDNVKEILTFDNCSYSKCSFNGVFQPNVRGSFMAFSAFFFAHSYITNLTSIPLTSPSRLEKAIRIICNLTISEMTKRTNQKEKHMKNVCAVSNFIQVLLVQGYKFNETSLPSISFQKKAGGASVGWALGYMLTRSNLVPAEGLGQMKALALGPWAGILFLFIAILLIALGYLIMIYRHTQNKEGMV from the exons ATGGCTCTCCGCTACTCCCAAACACTCCCTGCGGTTGTGCTGCTGATACTAGCGATAGTCGGGATTCTGCTGGTGGTCCTCCCTGCCAAAAACGTGGAGACGCCACCTGAATACATG TATGGAATTGTTCTAGATGCAGGCTCATCCCACACCTCCATGTACATCTACAAATGGCCGGCTGACAAGCAAAATGGCACTGGTATTGTTACCCAGCACAGCGAGTGTAATGTACAAG GTGGAGGGATATCCAGCTATGCGGGTGATCGCGGTGGGGCAGCAGAAAGTCTGAAGGCCTGTCTTGAACAAGCTGTGAAGGTTATCCCCAAATCCAGGCACCACCAAACACCACTCCAGCTGGGAGCTACTGCAGGCATGAGACTCTTGAA CATAGTCAATGCCACAGAGACCCAGCGGTTACTGAAAGAAGTGGAAAACAAACTGCGGTCTTACCCATTCAAATTCAAAGAGGCAATCATCCTGAGTGGACAAGAGGAGGGGGCATACGGCTGGGTCACAGTCAACTACTTACTTGAAAACTTTGTCAAG ACTGAAGGTGTGAAGCCTCAAGTGTCCAATCCCTGCTATCCACATCAGTTCAATATATCTATCAAGCTAGGGAAGGATGTCTTTGATTCTCCGTGTACTAAAAGCTACAGACCTTCCCAGTTTAACCCCCAGATGTCTGTATCAGTAGTGGGCACAGGAGATTACCAAAAATGCTTGGACAACGTGAAAGAGATTTTGACCTTCGACAACTGCTCTTATTCCAAGTGCTCCTTTAATGGAGTCTTCCAGCCCAATGTGAGAGGAAGCTTCATG GCATTCTCTGCCTTCTTCTTTGCTCACAGCTACATCACCAACCTCACCAGCATCCCTCTCACATCCCCCAGTCGACTGGAGAAGGCAATCCGAATCATCTGCAACCTGACCATCTCTGAG ATGACTAAAAGGACAAAtcagaaagagaaacacatgaAGAACGTCTGTGCCGTCTCCAATTTCATCCAGGTCCTCTTAGTGCAGGGCTACAAATTCAACGAGACATCCCTTCCGTCCATCTCTTTTCAGAAAAAG GCGGGAGGAGCATCTGTAGGCTGGGCTTTGGGGTATATGCTGACTCGGAGCAACTTGGTACCAGCAGAGGGACTGGGACAGATGAAGGCTCTCGCCCTAGGGCCCTGGGCTGGCATTCTTTTCCTCTTCATCGCAATCCTCCTCATTGCACTTGGATACCTAATCATGATCTAccgacacacacaaaataaagaagGCATGGTATAA